The following proteins are co-located in the bacterium genome:
- a CDS encoding O-antigen ligase family protein, with translation MRAHLLSIKALLAIAAFLLGLGLLAYLASHELLIFLVLGSFALLAGFYLFRSPETATLLFTFVFYSNIAVLAYQFHGVPQPVAAAVPLLLTLPLARFLFVQREGFIFDGVLGLMVLYLLTLILASFTCKDVFLALSEIGNYALEGIVLYFLVLNAVRRLPDLQKVLWTLLLVGSFLGSLSIVQEITHTYDNNYLGLAQRKKSIDFENLDYDVYSGAKRAEGPVGEQNRYAQIMVVLLPLALYLFYVERSRRRWLALAAAGLILSAILLTYSRATFLTLLILFLLLVAFKYIRPRHAVAAGLALAAVVAIALPDYVNRISGLVNITNLQAHDAKTRALDGSLRGRYAQNIAALHVFVDYPLTGVGPGHFSKFYVRKYGNEVGTKLLRGNRRAHNMYLEMAAENGMIGLTAFLAIVLFLQAQLWRGRQRWLQHRPELAHLATAFFLSIIAYLGTAVFLHLSYQRYYWFLLALAGIVLQILKNEARAPQPAQAARAPVPAAA, from the coding sequence ATGCGTGCTCACCTCCTTTCCATCAAAGCCCTGTTGGCGATCGCCGCCTTTCTGCTCGGCCTCGGCCTGCTGGCCTATCTGGCCTCGCATGAGCTGCTCATCTTTCTCGTCCTCGGCAGCTTCGCATTGCTCGCCGGATTTTACCTGTTTCGTTCGCCGGAAACGGCCACGCTGCTCTTCACTTTTGTCTTCTACAGCAACATCGCGGTGCTGGCCTATCAATTCCACGGCGTGCCGCAACCGGTGGCCGCCGCCGTGCCGCTGCTGCTGACTTTGCCGCTGGCCCGCTTTCTTTTCGTGCAGCGGGAAGGCTTCATTTTCGACGGCGTGTTGGGGCTGATGGTGCTTTACCTGCTGACGCTCATTCTCGCTTCCTTCACCTGCAAAGACGTTTTTCTGGCACTGAGTGAAATCGGCAACTATGCGCTGGAGGGCATCGTGCTTTATTTTCTCGTGCTCAACGCAGTGCGGCGCCTGCCGGACTTGCAGAAGGTCTTGTGGACGCTGCTGCTGGTCGGCAGTTTTCTCGGCAGCTTGAGCATCGTGCAGGAAATCACGCACACCTATGACAACAATTATCTCGGCCTGGCGCAGCGCAAGAAGTCCATCGACTTCGAGAATCTCGATTACGACGTCTATTCCGGCGCCAAACGCGCGGAAGGCCCGGTGGGTGAACAGAATCGCTATGCGCAAATCATGGTGGTGCTGTTGCCGCTGGCGCTCTATCTCTTTTATGTCGAACGCTCGCGCCGGCGCTGGCTGGCACTCGCGGCCGCCGGCCTGATTTTGAGCGCCATTTTGCTGACATATTCGCGCGCCACGTTTCTCACTTTGCTGATTCTCTTTCTGCTGCTGGTGGCCTTCAAATACATTCGCCCCCGCCACGCCGTGGCCGCCGGGCTGGCATTGGCTGCCGTCGTGGCGATTGCCCTGCCCGATTACGTCAATCGCATCAGCGGACTGGTCAACATCACGAATCTGCAAGCGCACGACGCCAAGACCCGCGCGCTTGACGGCTCGTTGCGCGGGCGCTACGCCCAGAACATTGCCGCGCTGCACGTGTTCGTGGACTATCCGCTCACCGGCGTGGGGCCGGGCCACTTCTCAAAATTCTATGTGCGCAAATACGGCAACGAAGTCGGCACCAAACTGCTGCGCGGCAACCGGCGCGCGCACAACATGTATCTCGAAATGGCGGCGGAAAACGGCATGATCGGCTTGACCGCCTTCCTGGCGATCGTGCTGTTCCTGCAAGCGCAATTGTGGCGCGGCCGTCAGCGCTGGCTGCAGCACCGGCCGGAGCTGGCGCATCTGGCGACCGCCTTTTTCTTGAGCATCATTGCCTATCTCGGCACCGCCGTCTTTCTTCATCTTTCTTATCAACGTTACTATTGGTTCCTGTTGGCGCTCGCCGGCATCGTCCTGCAGATTCTCAAAAACGAGGCCCGTGCCCCGCAGCCGGCGCAGGCAGCACGCGCACCCGTGCCTGCAGCAGCATGA
- a CDS encoding aminoglycoside phosphotransferase family protein yields the protein MNQVSEPCVQRLRQHLAAAASRYYPELASDELKIELAGAAPHNASTIYHFRLQANGCQQGVLVKTPPLAGHHPPSAQLTAPEIKFRSEYEALADIHAHFNRLGDARFAAVRPLDFVAEVLGIVMEEVNYPTLRSKFSKTSRLQPWERSPEFFIPFRHAGSWLRAFHALDRGEHATPREVDRDAFLTVLNGLAEILSSAIGNHSFFQKLTARLQQEALQILPAQMPLGLTHGDYALRNLLVAPGNRVLALDTQARWLMPVYEDVAYFLTGLITTWPQVLSQGLVFEAGHLQRCEQEFLQGYFEHEAIPWEIIRLFRLKLMLQKWSAKTLSVQRQPGSRYASTVRQRLLHRFFYKTVTAMLDGRLSPTSSSRGQTRCTPQPTSAAAATRPQRSDELLQLSRRLDWRFLLPEPRLQQVAYFGPAESTLVTALKTFSESLTMQSEAPAAARTATPPRFAVVIAVAPAPAALAEISEVLLPGGCLYVELGSVFAGRKRRAGQGWRQALSGPQEYVAALQRLGFEQVVAYWHRPSFAAAAQIIPLRDPLALQFVLGRRSHDWKNRLISALERAALHSGALARWIGCVSLVARKASLT from the coding sequence ATGAATCAAGTTTCCGAACCTTGCGTGCAACGGCTGCGGCAGCATCTCGCCGCGGCCGCCTCCCGCTACTACCCTGAGCTTGCCTCTGATGAGCTGAAGATCGAGCTGGCCGGCGCTGCGCCGCACAACGCTTCGACGATCTACCATTTCCGGCTGCAGGCCAATGGTTGCCAGCAGGGCGTGCTGGTGAAGACACCGCCGCTTGCGGGGCACCATCCGCCTTCGGCTCAGCTCACTGCGCCGGAAATCAAGTTTCGCTCGGAATACGAGGCGCTGGCCGATATTCATGCCCATTTCAACCGCCTGGGCGATGCGCGCTTCGCCGCGGTGCGGCCGCTGGATTTCGTTGCCGAGGTGCTGGGAATCGTGATGGAGGAAGTCAACTATCCCACCTTGCGTTCGAAGTTCTCCAAAACCAGCCGGCTGCAACCCTGGGAACGCAGCCCAGAGTTCTTCATTCCGTTTCGCCACGCGGGAAGCTGGCTGCGTGCCTTTCATGCGTTGGACCGCGGGGAGCACGCCACGCCGCGCGAGGTTGACCGTGATGCTTTTCTCACCGTGCTCAATGGCTTGGCCGAAATCCTGTCGTCGGCAATCGGCAATCATTCCTTTTTTCAAAAGCTCACGGCGCGCCTGCAGCAGGAAGCGTTGCAGATTCTCCCGGCACAAATGCCGCTGGGATTGACTCACGGCGATTACGCGCTGCGCAATCTGCTGGTTGCGCCCGGCAATCGCGTACTGGCGCTTGACACCCAGGCGCGCTGGCTGATGCCGGTCTATGAAGACGTCGCCTATTTTCTCACGGGACTGATTACCACCTGGCCGCAGGTGCTCAGCCAGGGCCTGGTTTTCGAGGCCGGCCATCTGCAACGTTGCGAGCAGGAATTTCTGCAGGGGTATTTTGAGCACGAGGCCATTCCGTGGGAAATCATCCGGCTGTTTCGTCTCAAGCTCATGCTGCAAAAATGGTCGGCAAAGACACTGAGCGTGCAGCGCCAGCCCGGCAGCCGCTATGCTTCCACGGTGCGGCAAAGACTGCTGCATCGCTTCTTCTACAAAACCGTGACTGCCATGCTGGACGGCCGCCTGTCGCCGACGAGTTCATCCCGAGGCCAGACGCGATGCACGCCGCAGCCCACGAGCGCAGCTGCGGCCACCCGGCCGCAGCGTTCAGATGAGCTGCTGCAATTGTCCCGCCGGTTGGACTGGCGTTTCCTGCTGCCGGAGCCGCGCTTGCAGCAGGTTGCTTACTTCGGGCCGGCGGAAAGTACGCTGGTCACGGCGCTCAAAACTTTCAGCGAGTCCCTGACGATGCAATCAGAGGCGCCCGCGGCCGCACGAACCGCAACACCGCCGCGATTCGCAGTGGTGATCGCGGTTGCGCCTGCGCCGGCAGCATTGGCAGAAATTTCGGAGGTGCTGCTGCCGGGCGGCTGTTTGTATGTGGAACTCGGCAGTGTTTTCGCCGGCCGCAAACGCAGGGCGGGGCAAGGCTGGCGGCAGGCTCTCTCCGGACCGCAGGAATATGTCGCGGCATTGCAGCGGCTGGGCTTTGAACAAGTCGTGGCCTACTGGCATCGCCCGAGTTTCGCGGCTGCGGCGCAAATCATTCCCCTGCGTGATCCGCTGGCGCTGCAATTCGTGCTGGGCCGGCGCTCGCATGATTGGAAGAATCGGCTCATCTCCGCCCTCGAACGAGCCGCCTTGCATTCCGGCGCGCTGGCGCGCTGGATCGGATGCGTCAGTCTGGTGGCGCGCAAAGCATCGCTCACATGA